Within Vallitalea okinawensis, the genomic segment TCTTTAGCTATTGTTAAATAGGGGCGAACTTGAGCTGCTGAATCACGAAGCCACATAGCAGGAATATCTCCAGTAATGATATAGGTTGTGCTATCCTTCTGTCTTCTTATGGTTGTTTTTAATGTATTCCAATAACATCTTTCAAATATTCTTATAAGTTTTTCTTCACCTTCTAGTTTCTCCGCGACTTGGTTGATCACTTTTTCCATAGAGGATGAAATATCGCGATTTGACATACTGAATCCCTCTTTCCAAGTACATATCTTACAATCTAGAATTATTCTTTATAAAATCGATTAGTTCATCAACTTGGGCATAAGCCAAACATGTCACAGTATCAGCACCACCATAATATATAGCTATACGACCTGTTTCAGCATCTGCTAGAGCTGCACAAGGGAATACAACATTTGGAACATCACCAACACACTCATACATCTTTTGTGGTGATAATAAATAGGGTTCTGTTCTCGCAATCACTTTCCATGGTTCATCCAAATCTAACAAGGCTGCACCAAAATGATACACATAACCGTTACATGATGTTAAGACACCATGATAAAATAGAAGCCATCCTTCTTTTGTTTCAATAGGAACCGGTCCCGCTCCAATTTTCGTACTTTGCCAAGAACCTCTTGTTCCCATGACATGTCGATGTTTTCCCCAATACTCCATGTCTTTACTAAAGCTGACAAATATATCGCCGAAAGACGTGTGCCCAGTATCACTTGGTCGGCTTAACATAGCAAACTTTCCATCGATTTTCCTAGGAAACAAGACACCGTTTCTGTTGTATGGTAAAAAAGCATTCTCAATCTGATGAAATTCTTTGAAATCATAAGTATAGGCCATACCAATGGTTGGGCCATGATAACCATTACACCATGTTACATAATAGCGATCTTCTATCCAACACACACGTGGATCATAAGCATATTCAAAGTTACCTATCTCATCATCTTCACTTACAAATTGGATAGGTTGCTCATCAATATCCCACTGAATTCCATCCTTACTGAATCCTGCATGAATTCTCATTTCACGCCTTTTATCATCACATCGGAAAACTCCAGCAAATCCATCCTTATAAGGAACAACTGCGCTATTAAATATACTATTGGAATTCGGTAATAAATCTCTAGGAATAATAGGATTCTTTTCAGAACGCCATACAACATCCTTGCAACCTTCAGGTCTACTTTCCCAAGGGATATTTTTAAGTGTCTCTCCTAAAATAGTTCTTTTAAGCATATAAAGTACTCCTTTTATACAATAATTATCATCATTAAACATAAGTTATCTAACAAAAAAAGCAATACGCACAGTTTCCTACACTAAAATCTTAGGTTACCTATAGACCTATTGCTTATTCATAATACGTTTCAATATATTATTTTTTAGTACAAGTTCATTAATTACCTATTAAGGATTAAAAGAATAGAATATCCTCCTCAAGAGCAAATACTCTTATTCTTTTAATCACTTTTAATTGTTCGTAGCATTTCAATACTAAAGCCGTTTAATTCCTATCGTTGATACGATGTCATAATATGATTTTATTTAAATGCATCAACTTGTGCTTGTATCTTAGCAACAATATCACGATAGCCTACTGCTTCAAGTTCTTCCATCATTTTTGGAATCTCTACAGATGGATCTGTAGAACCAGTTAATAAACCATGCTTATATTTGTCAACAATTGTCTTTGCTGCTGCGATCTCAGTTTCAATCTCAGTAATATCAGGAGTGAAACCAATTAACGGACTTCCTGGCGCGTTTTGAATATCTTCTTTAACTAATTCCCACTGGTTAACTGGTGCAGGAGCAGTTGGGTACATTGTGAAGAATGTAGCTTGAGAGAATGTCCATGGTTGGAAACCATCATTCAATCTTTCAACAGTTCCTTCTTCAGTCTTCTTATAATGCTCTCCTTCAATACCATAAGCTAACATATTTCTGTAGTCTACATCTAAGTTTGCATATTGTAAGTATTTAAGTGCAGCATCAATATGTTTTGAGTTAGCACTAATGCCGTTCATAGCACCACGAATAGATGCAGTTGAATATACTGGTCCATACTTTTTAACAGTTGTTACTTTATGATTTTTAGTTGAACTCCAAATAGCATCAGCTCCTACAAACCCCTGTCCAGACCAAACAGCAGAATATTTAGGTTCTTCTTGTACCTGTGGCGCATCAGGATTAATATATCCAGCTTGATACCATTCGTGTAATTGTGCGAAATCACTTTGAATATCTTCTTGATCAAATAGACTTACTACATCTGCTGAACCATCATATGGAACACCAATATATAGATCTCTTACTAAGTATTCGTACTGATTACCAAATCCATTTAATCCATCTCTGTTGAACGTTAATGGATATTCGTTTGGCTTTTTAGCTTTTGCAGCCTCTAATATAGGTGTTAATGTTTCAAGCTCGAATCCCACTTGTGAAAGATCCATACCTAACTCATCTACAATGAACTTTTCATCAAAACACCAATACTGTGTTGCAGCAGAATCCTTATATACAGGTATTGCATATAAGTGATCCTGAACCATAGATCCTTTCCAAACTACCTCTGGAATATATTCATATAATTCTGGAGCAGATTCTTTAACCTTCTCAGAAATGTCTGCAAAATAACCTTTTTGCGCACCTATTGCATGGTTGTTATACCATTCACATGTAAAAGCGATATCAAAATATTCGCCTGTTGACATGGCTAATAAAGTTTTTTCATTTTCATAGTATTTAATATCAACTGTTACGCCTATGTCTTCTGCAGACATTTTATTAAGTTCTTCCATTACTTTAGCATACTCTTTTGGTTGATCTCCACCTTGAATCCATATTAAGTTAACAGGTTCATCAGATGTACCTTGAGCATCACCATTTGTGTTCTTTTCACTTGAACCACAGGCTGGTATAGCTAACAATACTGTCATAACTAGTAAAATACTAATAAACTTACGTAATTTCATACAATTTTCCCCCTTAAAATTATTTATTGTTAAAGCTTTTACCATGAAAAGCCTTCCAATCACCTTAACCTTTAACCGCACCAATCGTAAGACCTGAAATAAAATATTTTTGAAAGAATGGATAAGTTACGGCAATAGGTACTACTACAACCATAACGATAGCCATACGGATTGTTT encodes:
- a CDS encoding ABC transporter substrate-binding protein, which produces MKLRKFISILLVMTVLLAIPACGSSEKNTNGDAQGTSDEPVNLIWIQGGDQPKEYAKVMEELNKMSAEDIGVTVDIKYYENEKTLLAMSTGEYFDIAFTCEWYNNHAIGAQKGYFADISEKVKESAPELYEYIPEVVWKGSMVQDHLYAIPVYKDSAATQYWCFDEKFIVDELGMDLSQVGFELETLTPILEAAKAKKPNEYPLTFNRDGLNGFGNQYEYLVRDLYIGVPYDGSADVVSLFDQEDIQSDFAQLHEWYQAGYINPDAPQVQEEPKYSAVWSGQGFVGADAIWSSTKNHKVTTVKKYGPVYSTASIRGAMNGISANSKHIDAALKYLQYANLDVDYRNMLAYGIEGEHYKKTEEGTVERLNDGFQPWTFSQATFFTMYPTAPAPVNQWELVKEDIQNAPGSPLIGFTPDITEIETEIAAAKTIVDKYKHGLLTGSTDPSVEIPKMMEELEAVGYRDIVAKIQAQVDAFK
- a CDS encoding glycoside hydrolase family 130 protein is translated as MLKRTILGETLKNIPWESRPEGCKDVVWRSEKNPIIPRDLLPNSNSIFNSAVVPYKDGFAGVFRCDDKRREMRIHAGFSKDGIQWDIDEQPIQFVSEDDEIGNFEYAYDPRVCWIEDRYYVTWCNGYHGPTIGMAYTYDFKEFHQIENAFLPYNRNGVLFPRKIDGKFAMLSRPSDTGHTSFGDIFVSFSKDMEYWGKHRHVMGTRGSWQSTKIGAGPVPIETKEGWLLFYHGVLTSCNGYVYHFGAALLDLDEPWKVIARTEPYLLSPQKMYECVGDVPNVVFPCAALADAETGRIAIYYGGADTVTCLAYAQVDELIDFIKNNSRL